The DNA segment AGCCGCAGGGTGTCGCCGAACAGGAACAGGAGCATGAAGCCGACGGTCACGGGAATCACCGCGTAGAGCCAGCTCATGGACAGCTGGAGATAGGGGGTGACTTGATCCGCGTTGGCTTTCACGAAGGGGATGCTGAAAAGAAAGACCGCCCCCAGGAAGACGAAGACCACGACGTTCGAGAGGAGCTCGAAGCATGGCTTGAGCGGGGCCGGAAAAAGCCGAACCAGGACGTCGATGTTGAGATGGGCTCTGTTGAAGACACCGACGGCCATGCCAAAGAAAACCGAATAGGCGAAAAAAATCCGGATGATGTCCGTCGCCCAAGGCATGGGGAGGTTGAATATGTAGCGCTGAACCACCTGCCCCAGCGTGACGGCGAAGACGACCATCAGACAAAAACCCGACAAGGCGGCGAACAGCCGCCGCAACTTCTGCATCGATCTCACTCCTCACCAGCTCCTGTGGACATGCCGCGCCCCGCAAGGACGCGACGCTCGAAAATGGGGGCCGGTTTCCCGGCCCCCAGTGCCAGATGAAGACCAGATCTCAGCGTGCTTTGGCGACCTCGTCCCTGATCCTCTGCACCAGAGCCTCGGGGACCACATCGGAGACGACCTTGTAAAGATCCTTCGTCACCTCGGCAAACGCGGCTTTATCGGGGTTCTCCTCGATCTCCACGCCGGTCTTCCGGATCGCCTCCAGGCGCTCCTTCTCCAGCTGGGCCAAGGTCTCCC comes from the Fretibacterium sp. OH1220_COT-178 genome and includes:
- a CDS encoding TRAP transporter small permease — encoded protein: MQKLRRLFAALSGFCLMVVFAVTLGQVVQRYIFNLPMPWATDIIRIFFAYSVFFGMAVGVFNRAHLNIDVLVRLFPAPLKPCFELLSNVVVFVFLGAVFLFSIPFVKANADQVTPYLQLSMSWLYAVIPVTVGFMLLFLFGDTLRLLRSFFVPSPGSEGR